AGGACACAATTTGAGTGTGGTTAAAAAATGCATTCAGAGGTTGATTGCCTGCATGTTCAATGTTATTCTGCATCTGCAGAGTCCACTAATATTCTATGAGAGATCCACTCCGAGTAAAGAGCCAGATCCAGGAACAGTCATTCTTATGTGTGTTGATGTTCTGGCAAGAATTTCAGGCAAGCATGCAATATACAAAATGAATCTCTGGCATGTAGCACACTCGTTACGTATACCTTCAGCACTTTTTCAAGATTTCCATCTCTTGAAACAATCCAAATGTCGTGTTCCAAATGATTCCTCTACAAGTACAAATAACCAACTCTGTAACCCAGCAGCAAGTATACACGTCTCTGGTGTAGATAGGCAATACTCAACCGGCCTATATTCTGCTTGCTGCCGATTATTGCATAATGTTGTGAAGCATCACAAAAGGTATATATATTCATTTAGAATTAAAAAGTTCATAGATAAAGACTTGTGAAGCATAGACTACTAAGCTTAGAGCAAAACTGAAAACATAAAGATCAGGTGGGAAGAAGTATACCATGCATAAAAACTTTAAACTTTTGGTATTCGTCCTTTGAAAATCGATTGTCAAAGACGTTTGGAATGGTCTATATTACTCCTACAGTGCTCATCAAGTACATGGCTAAAAAATTGCAGTAATTCTTTTGTAATTTCCAGTGAATGCGAGGGGTATGTTGCTTTACTTCAAGCTTCTGTTCATGTTCTTCTTTATTGTTTGGAGACATTGGATGCTGTTGTGGTAGCCAAGGAAGGCTTGTTTTCATGGGAAGTAGAAGAAGGAGTCAAATGTGCATGTTCACTCAGAAGGATTTATGAAGAGGTAGGTGCTCACTGATAGTATCATTCTAGTTTAGATTGTAGTTTTTTTCTATTAAGTTTTGAATTTAACGTCACTGAATACCAACAGAAAATAACTTCATCACCTGGTTTTATCTTATCTGTTTTGCAGCTAAGACAACAAAAAGAGGTCTTTGGTCCACACTGTTACCACTTCTTAGCTTATTACATATGGGTTTATTCAGGATATGGCCCCCGCAAAACAGGCATCAAAAGGTAATTTTTGCTACCTCGAAATATATTTGTTGTTTTCCATTGAACATAAAAGGCATAGCAGTTAATTAGTCATAGTCTATAACTTATAGATGATAATGGTGCCTTATTGTAAGTTAATTAATGCTGGCCTTTAATGGGTGGAGAAGGGACGAGGTTGGTGTAGGCCTATGTTCATATCACGTATTCTTTTTCCCAATCTCCTCCCTCAACTTCTCCAGAAACTTGAGAATGAAATGTTGCCATCCCTCTTTCTAATTTCTATGGAATGTGTGATGTGGAACCGAATGGTAGATTTGAGAATTTAGAAACAGGTTTAGAAGAGAAAGGAAGATTAGGGTTTAAAAAGGATAAACAATGAGGAGAGAGACCGGGGACAACAAGAATATAATCAATGAGAGATAACCAACAATCGAGATATCATGCTAATTTTTAATGTTCCTAAGATTAACCCAAATAAAGTATTTTATTCATTTGATGTTATTCTGCATCAGTCATAGGATCATATCACTTGGAAATAAGTATGCACAAACACACCTATTACAATCTCGAAAAATCAGTATTTTCAGTTTTTTTATTTATTTATTTTTTTTTTTTTGAAGTGCCCTTTATATGTAGTCTGAACTATCCTATGGCTTTGCAGGGAAATAGATGAAGCTCTAAGACCAGGTGTATATGCTCTCATAGATGTTTGCTCACCAGATGATCTTCAACGTCTTCATACCTCATTTGGAGGTAAACATTTTGACTTGATAAAACATGTGATTGGAAGGAAGTTTTGATTTTCTCATGTTGTTCTTGTTTGTGTAGAGGGTCCTTGCAGAAACACTTTAGCAACCTTGAAGCACGATTACGAACTCAATTTCCAGTACCAGGGAAAAGTCTAAGTGAAGCTATTACTGTGGTAGGATACACCAGCATCACTATTTGATTCTGCTGATGCAACTCTTGTACCATGTTACAAGTAGGGTAACATCTTACCTATGTGATAATCATTTTGTAGCTATATCTTTCTCATACATTAGGCTAACGATTTTGACATGAAAATAACAAACCTGTTTGTTATCACTAAATTGGTAACCAGAAGTCATGTTGTAGGTAAGCTACCTAAGAGATGACCTTATGAGTGTATACAGGAATCAACATTGCTGATAAAGTGCAACTTCATATTGTTTTCCATTTTATTTGGTATCATAGTATGATGAGGTATGTAACTTTCAGTGTCTTATTGTGGTATGCTGTCGCACTAAATCTGAACCATTGATACAGCTAGACTGCAAGAACTAACTAATGTGTAAGATCCTAACCCTTTAACTGTGAGTTGCTGAAAATGACCTCGAACCGACTTTGGATTTTTATGTAAAATGCCTTGTCCACCCACTACCCTCTCCAGCCGGCCCTATGTCATTTGGATCGTTTAGTGATGAACTGATGATATTCCAATGGTATCATTAGGCTGGTATGATAACGATTGATTGAGAGCAACCACCAAATTCTATAACTCCAAAACAACCAAACATAAATACTTGTGCGGTCTAGAGTAGACTTGGATGTAGAAAATAATCTTTTTCTTCTGAAATAAGAATTCTCATTGAGAAAGAAGGGTCATTGAATCTTGATGGGTCATCATTGTTGTAGAACAGAAGCCCCTTCTTCATACCCAGTTCTGGTCTTCTTGGCAGTAACTGTTGTACTTCTTCTCTTGTCAACTTTGATCGCTTCTTTTGAGGTCGAAGCCCCCAAATTCCAGATCAATTTGGGTCTCATAGCCGCACCATTGCTGTTGCTAGCCGTCGTGCATTGGTTGTCATCGATGGAAACTAACAGGCCCTGTGTGAGGCCAGTCAGGCCACCATACTGCAAGTGCAGTCATGCTTGCAAGTGTCGCTACTTCTGAAGCGATCATGTCCTGCTGTATTCACCAAAACTCATAAGAGCTGGTTTGTCTAATACACAGTTAAGCTAAAGAAGGTTGATGTGCTTATTGGTTTGTTTATGCTATATGTATGTACCGGGTTGAATTGTGTTTGTGCAAGAGACGGCATATCTGGGTAATCTGATTGTTGTAACATGACAAAATGATTGTAAAAGTTGTGTGTTTCATTATGTTGTATTAGAAAGGATCTAACACTAGCTCTATCTCAAATAAGAACTCCTCCTGTGCTCTTCCTCACTACAAGGGTTCCACTTGAGGATCTTATATTTCTTTCTTTTCTGGCTTTAGTTGGTAAAATAGTTGTATAGCAGAAGCCAAACAAATACCAACTTTCCTGGTCTGTGTGTCCCAAGAGATTCAGAATGAAATCTAGGTGCTAGTGCAGCTCCATGAAATGAGTTAAAGCAACATCTTGAACTTAAAGAGATCTAAATCCTGCAGAGAACTTCCAACCCAAACTTATCAATTTTTTTAGTTAAGCATCATAATTCGACCACTCATATTTTAGGTCACTTTTGAAGGGTTATTTTTTCAAACAAACAACGAATTAGAGATCGTTTGCTCACCGATTATATTGAATGAACATGTGAGAATTCTAAATTTCATAGTCAAATTATTAGAATTTACTGTGGAATGTATGCAAACAAGATTATCTTAGCCAAGTTCTTCCAGACTGTGTTCCGTAGTTTATTTACTTCACTGCAGAGGAAGTATGGGATGAACAAACAGTAGCAGATTTCTGAGTTTCAAGTTTCAACCATTTATGGTGGTCATCTAGCTACGGAAGGGGTGTTCATCTGCCCCTCCATATCATGTCAATTATTGTCCATAACACATTGTTTTTGCATTGAGTTCTAAATTTCATGTATAAGAGATGGATTGGGATTTGTCATTATTACTTGACCTTGAGTGGATGACACTCATGACAGTATGGGACTTTAGGTACCACCGACTTTGTTTAGGCTAATGTGATACTCTATGGTCCATGCAGACTTTAGGAGTGGCACCACAGATGCATTCCCAAGTATTAAGTGGACAGCGTGCAGAGGACGAAAATTTTATTTTATCACAGGACAAAAGCTTAAAAATCTTTTACTTTTTTGAAAAATAGATAATTTTATTGATTTATCCATAACTTAAAAAGAATATTGTCCGAAAACTTAGACATATAACAAAAACATACCTATACAAATGAGTTAGGTAACTCTCATTGTAAATGCACTTAGATAAGACCCTTAATACAAATGACCTTGACACATAATAAAACTTTTATTTTAGTTGGATCATTACTTAAAAGAGATCTCTTGCTTCAATATCTTTCCATAACAAATGTATGCGTCATTTGCTAGAGCAGTGAGACTCGAGTACATGCATCTTCTAAACACAACTTTGATTTAAATTACTAAAACATTTTATCATCCATTGGACTGTACCATTAGATAGTGTCAACGGCTAACGGCTAAGCAACAAATAAACCGTTCTAGTGAAATTTAACAGTCTCATGATCAACTGTTTATTTGTTTTATATATCGGCTGAGCAAACGATTTTTGTTTACATATATATTTTTTTTAAAATGAGTATTATTGATAAAATTAACAGAATCAAACCAGCCATCAAAATAATATCAAATTCATCAATAATTTCAACTAAGCAATTAATCTCGATAGTGAATGTCATGACTTATCCATGAAGATAGTAGCTAATTATAAATATCGGCTTTGTCATAGAGCCATGAGCATTAAGTTGAGAAGTGGCCTTGGTCATACCTTGTTCATGTGATCTGTATACTTCATACGTTTGCAATTAACTTATGAAACCCCACAAACGAGTTGATAAGAACAACCAGATATAACTACTTCATACTTCATACCTCTTCTCTCTTCACAATCAAGACCAAACCATCATCTCATCCATGGCCTATGGAAGAAGAAACCAAACCTCCTCACTCTTAGAAGGCTTCTCCCTAAACCCTCTACCCTACCCAGTTCTCATAATCCTTGCACTCATCTCACTCTTTCTCGGCTTCTCGTGGTACTCCTCCTACGAATCAGCAGTGGAAGAAGCCGAGTCACAGTTCAACTGGGTCCTTCTGGTCACACCAATAGCCTTACTTCTCATTGTTAAGTGGCTCTCATCTATGGAGCCGGATTGGCTCTTTTCCATGTCTCCGTGGGAACGACGTCGTAGAACCCACAACCTTCCGTCGGAGGGGAGCTCACCGTGGGGAGTTGCTGCTGTCATTGTGCTCTTGCTGGTTCTGCTGCAGTTTCAGTCCATTTTCCGAGATAGCTGGCTTATATAACTACTCTGTTTCAAGGTCAGAGTACTCTGTTATCTCTTCTATGCCTTAAACCAAGAAGTTGTGATCTTTAAGCTCTTTGTTGTCTAGATAACTAGGTGTAGCTAGCTAGTAGTTTGTACATAATGAAATATGAAATACGTGTACCTTGTACTTTCTTTGTATTGTGTCATAGTATGTTGGAATTTTTCTGGGTTGTTCATGTTGGTGCTTCACAGATTTGATACAGAGATTATGATCCTTACATGATCCATCAATGATTATGGGTTTTGGATTTTCTATGCTTTTGTTTAGGATTCTAATTATTCAGTTATTACCATTGGTTGCTTGAGGTAATGATTATGTGTATAAAGTTTACAAGTTATACAAGCTTGATCTTGAAGCTATTGAACAAGTATGAATTACTCAGAAGTAATCAAATAAAAAACTCCATTCATGAAAGCTAATGAGTGAGTTTCATTGATCATAATGGAAAAGAAATAGACACCTTGTCACCTACTATGCTCATGAAGACAGGAAGCCTGGTAATCCAAGAATTTATTATCATCTCAGACCAGTCCATTTCAGCTGTTTGTTTTTGTCTAAGCTTTTTTGCACACCTGTAACCACTAACCAGAGTTTGACAATGTTGTTTCATATAGATCCAAACCTACCACCGGCTTTTTGGTCCTAAATTGCTAACCAAACAAAATGAATTGAGTGGCAATCATGAACTTTAGCTCATATAATATGGGATGAGTTGGGAGACGATTCATTTTAGTGAATGGTGATCAAACGTGTCGGCCTTAGGTTTCGTATGAATGTAACGTTTTAGGTTTGTTTCGCAGATTATAGGCTTAGGAATGAAAAAGAACTCACTTTCACTGCATGTTTGGTAACTGCAAGCTCGGGAAGAAGAGACTTGTGTAGCGGGGGGAGATGCCCCATGGAGGAAATTGGAATCCTTCATATCCTTTTCGAAAGTAAATTACTTCCCATTCCATGAACCAAATTGAACATTACAAAGTAGATTTCAATTCTTACCTCCAAATCTGTGTTCCAACTTCGAAGTCCGTTCATCAGATGTGGCTAGTGATCAAAGTTTAAGATTTTCATCATCTAGTTCTGAGCTTTTGGGGTGATTGAACCAGGCCAAATGGATTCAGAGATGTTAAAAACTTATAATACCTATCTCCACCTCCTAAATATAGAATCATTTTCTGGATACTTTAGCTTTGGATAGCCACACAAGTGGAGCAATCAACGGAAAAGAATTCATCTGTACAAGTGGATCAAAAGAGAAATCTCTATTATGACTCTACCAATAACTCAATCATACATAGTTTGATGATTTTTCACAAAAGAAGATTTCTGCTACTTTTTTTTTTTTTGGGTTCTTTTTGGGTGGGACAAATTGTTCTCTGCACAGCCAAGGAGGAAGACAAGAAGAGGAGGAGCATTAGAACTGGCTCTTCCTCTTCTTCTTCTTCTTTCTTACTTAGAATGGGATCCGGGGTTTCTAGACAAGTAGAAAGACGTAAGGCACTCACAACAGAGAAGAGAACGTTATATGATCTTCATGAATGTTGCGGCGAAGACTTTCCAGCTTGTACATTTAAGCCTGCAGATAGAAAAAACTGGATGGATGACCTACACCCTGAGAAGCTTAAGATAAACAGGATTTGTTGGCCCGGAACTCATGACTCTGCAACAGACAGGATTGGAATTCCTTTGGTTACAAGGCCTTTTGCACAATGCAAATCTCTATCTGTCTATCACCAACTTGTGCTAGGCACCAGAGTTCAGAAGGATCGACAAGTCTGTCATGGGATACTTGTCACGTACAGCATTGATGTTGTGATCAAAGATATCAAGAAGTTCTTGTCTGAAACACATTCAGAGATCATAATCCTTGAAGTCCGAACCGAGAATGGACATGATGACCCTCCTGAATTTGACAAATATTTGATGGATCACCTTGGACAATTTCTGATCCACCAAAATGACAATGTGTTCAACAAGACTCTATCAGAAGTGTTGCCAAAGAGAATAATATGCGTGTGGAAGCCAAGGAATTCACCTCAACCCAAGAGTGGGAGCCCTCTGTGGAATTCAGGTCATTTGAAGGATGACTGGATTAACACGGATTTGCCATCAACCAAATTCGAAAGCAACCTCAAGTATTTAAGTGAGCAGCCACCAGTTTCCTCGAGGAAGTTTTTTTACAGGGTGGAGAACACAGTGACACCAAAGCCTGATAAGCCAATTGTTTGTGTGAGACCTGTGACAGGAAGAATCCATGAATTTGCTAGGTTGTTTATAACTCAGTGCTTCTCTCGAGGCATTGCAGATAAGTTGCAAATTTTTTCCACAGATTTTATAGAAGAGGATTTTGTTGATGCTTGTGTTGCAGTTACATTTGCAAGAGCTGAAGGAAAAGCCTGAATATATTTTCAAGGGTAAAATATTGTATAGTCATTGTGGTTTAAAATCGACATCTGTTTAGTCCTTGAATAGTCATTAAAGTCACGATTTTTCATCCAAATAGTCATCATGGTTTTATTTTAATCTGAATAGTCCTTAAAGTCATGATTTTTCATCGAAATAGTCCTTATGGTCTTTAACGGAGAAAATTGTCAGAATGACTATTTGGATGAAAAATCATGACTTTAAAGACTACTCAGATTAAAATAAAATCATATGAACTATTTGGATGAAAAATTGTGACTTTAAGGACTATTTAAATTAAAATAAAACCACAAAAACTAAACAGATGTCGACTTCATACCACAAGGACTAAACAAATTTCAATTTTATTTTGAATGCATGTTTGTGTAATGTGTGTAGTTTTTCTTAGTTCATATATGTTAATAGAATTTTTTCCTAGTACTCCATTAGTTAAACCCTTTCATGTCGACCAATTTGGACTGTTACTAACTTATGCCTATTCCTTGATCGTTCCTCGAGAAATATGGTAATGGTGAAGGAAGTATGAGGCTTTAACTTCTCTGAATCATGTACTTTTAATG
The window above is part of the Fragaria vesca subsp. vesca linkage group LG2, FraVesHawaii_1.0, whole genome shotgun sequence genome. Proteins encoded here:
- the LOC101302312 gene encoding PI-PLC X-box domain-containing protein DDB_G0293730-like codes for the protein MGSGVSRQVERRKALTTEKRTLYDLHECCGEDFPACTFKPADRKNWMDDLHPEKLKINRICWPGTHDSATDRIGIPLVTRPFAQCKSLSVYHQLVLGTRVQKDRQVCHGILVTYSIDVVIKDIKKFLSETHSEIIILEVRTENGHDDPPEFDKYLMDHLGQFLIHQNDNVFNKTLSEVLPKRIICVWKPRNSPQPKSGSPLWNSGHLKDDWINTDLPSTKFESNLKYLSEQPPVSSRKFFYRVENTVTPKPDKPIVCVRPVTGRIHEFARLFITQCFSRGIADKLQIFSTDFIEEDFVDACVAVTFARAEGKA
- the LOC101302021 gene encoding uncharacterized protein LOC101302021 gives rise to the protein MAYGRRNQTSSLLEGFSLNPLPYPVLIILALISLFLGFSWYSSYESAVEEAESQFNWVLLVTPIALLLIVKWLSSMEPDWLFSMSPWERRRRTHNLPSEGSSPWGVAAVIVLLLVLLQFQSIFRDSWLI